CTTATTACTGCCTATCCATTTGTGCTTGTTTTGGATATGAAATAAAACACTTATCCATTTTTCAGGCAAAAGCTCCTCGTCTTCATTACAAGTAGCACACGCCCACCATAGATGATTACAAATAGATTTTATCCATTTCTGGATAATGTTGCAGGAAGATTTTTTGCTGGCATCTACAAGTTTTGCTTTAATGTTTTTGCAAAAGTGCCAAATGTCAAATCGAAGGATAATATCAATATCAGGTTGTTCTTCTCTTATATACTTTCGTATTTGTTTATGCCTATCTGTTGTTATCTGTTCTATTACAGTGTTTTGACTCTTCAAGTAGGTAAGAGCTTTAGTAAACCCTAGTTTTTCCATTCTGTAAGAATTCCCTGCTTCAGACACCTGAGTGATTGATAATGCAATAATTTCATTGGTCTTCTGGTTCATTAGTGAATAAGTAAGATATTTTGCATTGTGGCCAGGGCTGTCACATCTTCCATCGCCACTGAGATGACATGGACccattaattttatttcatttattaatTTTGTGTTCATTCTAGAATAATTTTCATGCACTACTCCTGCTAAGAATTTTCTTTGAATTGTGTAATAACTAGTTTTAGTTATCCATTGAATGCTTGCAAGGTTGAAATATTTAGCCATTCGTTTGAACGTATTTGCACTAAAAAGTACCGCTGCTGCTTGCGTTAAGTTTCCCTGTGAATACCGATTGATAATTGGTTGAGACCTCCAGGTATTATTGTGATTATTCACACAGAGCAATTTTACCATTAGCTGAGAACCCTTTGTACTGAAGCATTTCACGAAAGCAGGCATTGAACAAGTTAAACATCTTTGAAAGAATACCAATAATGATGACCAATATACTATGAAAGCTGCTTTTTGAGGAACTTGCGTGTTGATATTATATTCATGATCACTGCTATATTCACTTTCATTTAGATACTCACAATCAGTTTCGGTGTAACTACTTTCTGAATCACTGCTACAAGTGATTTCATTAAGGTCATTATTAGCTGCAACTTGAATGGGCTTATAATCACATTGAACTGCAACATTCACTTTATTTGCGTTACTTTGTTTTTCCGTTTGAGTAGATACACAATTTGTTTCAGGTGTAAAGACAGCTTGTGTACCTTTAGAATTCATCTCAAGTTCCAAGTGTTCAACTTCTTCATTGTGAATGATTGCATCTTCACATAGTTTTCGTTTGACTGCAGTCTCCTCTCTTAGAATGCTGGATCTTCGCTTTTGTGGTTGTTTTCCTGAGTTGTGAGGAAATAAAGTTGGAACAGCGTCATCTTTGAGCAAACGTCTGAGTGGTTTGTTAAGAAGTTCGTTCTAAATAAGACAAAGAATTACTTATTatagttttatttcaaaagttAGAACAATTTAATATGTGTTATACAGACCTGTAAATCTCTTGTAAAACATGAATTCTCAAAATGCTGATGACAAATCTTCGCCTCTTTAGGTGGGTTTTCTCTTTTAATGTTAGCTAACCATTTCTTTTTCAAGGTAATATTTGACGGAAAACGAAAAAAACtgatatttttttctctattttttgtaaaagtatTATTACTACAACCAACAACAACACACCAG
The genomic region above belongs to Hydractinia symbiolongicarpus strain clone_291-10 chromosome 4, HSymV2.1, whole genome shotgun sequence and contains:
- the LOC130640804 gene encoding uncharacterized protein LOC130640804 gives rise to the protein MGWCVVVGCSNNTFTKNREKNISFFRFPSNITLKKKWLANIKRENPPKEAKICHQHFENSCFTRDLQNELLNKPLRRLLKDDAVPTLFPHNSGKQPQKRRSSILREETAVKRKLCEDAIIHNEEVEHLELEMNSKGTQAVFTPETNCVSTQTEKQSNANKVNVAVQCDYKPIQVAANNDLNEITCSSDSESSYTETDCEYLNESEYSSDHEYNINTQVPQKAAFIVYWSSLLVFFQRCLTCSMPAFVKCFSTKGSQLMVKLLCVNNHNNTWRSQPIINRYSQGNLTQAAAVLFSANTFKRMAKYFNLASIQWITKTSYYTIQRKFLAGVVHENYSRMNTKLINEIKLMGPCHLSGDGRCDSPGHNAKYLTYSLMNQKTNEIIALSITQVSEAGNSYRMEKLGFTKALTYLKSQNTVIEQITTDRHKQIRKYIREEQPDIDIILRFDIWHFCKNIKAKLVDASKKSSCNIIQKWIKSICNHLWWACATCNEDEELLPEKWISVLFHIQNKHKWIGSNKFTKCEHPPLPRKKAKAKEWIEANSDAFLALQSIVLNKTLLTDLKHLTRFSHTGTLEVYHSLYNKWAPKSQHFSHLGMITRSQLAVLDFNKGSNLEQTTTSGGEKRYNVNFSKITGTWSSKPIKADKNNSYLHKMVEQTLECASNGLTLELPKVLQNLPKNIAKTPKPNKKELITNQVSRFQK